In a single window of the Arachis hypogaea cultivar Tifrunner chromosome 6, arahy.Tifrunner.gnm2.J5K5, whole genome shotgun sequence genome:
- the LOC112805290 gene encoding uncharacterized protein: MEKYFKRKLPLESEVTPLVSSNKKKFLEFNVESLVADPGQQPKISNYDPNVRDEVRRAYLKKGPCQPREHDFSQTYFGTSLRRFNADWFDEFDNWLEYSISKDAVFCLCCYLMKPDGASGDTFIKDGFSNWKKKERLQTHVGNHDSAHNQARRKCEALMKQKQHIEVVFQKHSGQAKRDYRIHLTATIECIRFLLRQGLAFRGDDESHNSNNQGNFLEFLDFLAQHNTEIDRVFKNARENLKLVAPKIQKDIVRAAASETTKVIIDDLGDDLFVVLVDEARDISVKEQMAVCLRYVNKEGIVMERFLGLVHVSSTNALSLKVALESLLTMHNLSLARIRGQGYDGATNMQGEFNGLKSLILKENACAFYVHCFAHQLQLALVVVAKKQVEIALLFNLLASLCNIVGASCKRKDMLRESQMQKTIVALQNGDVSSGRGLNQETTLKRAGDTR, translated from the coding sequence atggagaaatatttcaaaagaaagctaCCACTAGAATCTGAAGTCACTCCATTAGTCTCTTCTAATAAAAAGAAGTTCTTAGAATTCAATGTGGAAAGTCTGGTAGCTGATCCTGGAcaacaacccaaaatttcaaattatgatCCAAATGTCAGAGATGAAGTTAGACGAGCTTATTTGAAAAAAGGTCCTTGTCAACCAAGAGAACATGATTTTTCACAAACATATTTTGGAACTTCTCTCCGTAGATTTAATGCTGATTGGTTTGATGAATTTGACAATTGGTTGGAATATAGTATTTCAAAAGATGCTGTATTTTGTCTCTGTTGCTATCTTATGAAACCTGATGGTGCGAGTGGTGATACTTTTATAAAAGATGGCTTTTCAAATTGGAAAAAGAAGGAGCGATTACAAACACATGTTGGAAATCATGATAGTGCTCATAATCAAGCTCGAAGAAAATGCGAAGCACTCATGAAGCAAAAAcaacatattgaagttgtttttCAAAAGCATTCAGGCCAAGCTAAAAGAGATTACCGAATTCACTTAACAGCAACAATTGAGTGCATTAGGTTCTTATTGCGACAAGGATTGGCCTTTCGTGGTGATGATGAATCGCACAATTCAAATAATCAAGGTAATTTTTTGGAGTTTCTTGACTTTCTTGCTCAACATAATACAGAGATTGATCGTGTTTTCAAAAATGCTCGTGAAAACCTTAAGCTAGTAGCACCTAAAATTCAAAAAGATATTGTTAGAGCTGCTGCAAGTGAAACTACTAAagttattattgatgatcttggAGATGATTTATTTGTTGTTTTAGTTGATGAAGCTCGAGACATTTCTGTTAAAGAGCAAATGGCTGTTTGTTTGCGGTATGTGAACAAAGAAGGGATTGTAATGGAGCGATTTCTTGGCCTTGTCCATGTTTCTAGCACAAATGCGTTGTCGTTAAAAGTAGCTTTGGAATCTTTATTAACAATGCATAATTTAAGTTTAGCAAGAATACGTGGACAAGGTTACGATGGAGCTACTAATATGCAGGGAGAATTTAATGGCTTAAAAAGTTTGATCTTGAAAGAAAATGCTTGTGCTTTTTATGTTCATTGTTTTGCTCACCAACTTCAATTAGCACTTGTGGTTGTTGCAAAGAAACAGGTCGAAATTGCACTACTTTTTAATTTGCTTGCTAGTTTGTGCAATATTGTTGGAGCTTCTTGTAAACGTAAAGACATGCTTCGTGAAAGTCAAATGCAAAAGACAATTGTTGCATTACAAAATGGAGATGTTTCTAGTGGGCGTGGCTTAAATCAAGAAACAACATTGAAAAGGGCAGGTGATACTCGATGA
- the LOC112695882 gene encoding NPL4-like protein 2 has product MMLRIRSRDGLERVAVENPHATVSQLKSIIQTQLGIPVENQTLSTNQNLLLSKSLEDLVRFTDMTNPDATLSSLGLSHGSILFLSYAGDRRGVPGPPAAFSPAGSFGRKMTMDDLIAKQMRVTRQEQPHCELVSFDRDCANAFQNYVNETLAFAVKRGGFMYGTVSEEGKVEVDFIYEPPQQGTEENLVIFRDPEEEKLVDAIAVGLGMRKVGFIFTQTISQDKKDYTLSNREVLQAAEFHAESGLKEWVTAVVKLEVNEDSMGADVHFEAFQMSDMCVRLFKEGWFETEIKDDDDPKLSKMKKEVVVGVKDTKEVDNDFFLVVVKIFDHQGPLTSTFPIENRNNLVTMKALKSHLDRSKNLPFVKRISDFHLLLVLARVLDLAADVPALTECVQTQTSVPEGYQILIESMASAA; this is encoded by the exons ATGATGCTCAGAATCAGAAGCCGCGACGGCCTCGAGCGAGTAGCAGTGGAAAACCCGCACGCCACAGTTTCTCAACTTAAATCGATTATTCAAACACAACTTGGAATTCCGGTGGAGAATCAAACGCTCTCTACCAATCAGAACCTTCTTCTTTCCAAGTCTCTAGAAGATCTCGTTCGATTCACCGACATGACTAACCCCGACGCTACTCTCTCCTCCCTCGGCCTCTCCCACGGCTCAATCCTATTCCTCTCCTACGCCGGCGACCGCCGCGGCGTCCCCGGCCCTCCCGCCGCCTTCAGCCCCGCCGGCTCCTTTGGCCGCAAGATGACTATGGATGACCTAATCGCCAAGCAGATGCGCGTCACGCGCCAGGAGCAACCGCACTGCGAGCTCGTCTCGTTCGATCGTGATTGCGCCAACGCGTTCCAGAATTACGTCAACGAAACTCTAGCTTTTGCCGTTAAGCGCGGCGGGTTCATGTACGGCACCGTTTCGGAGGAAGGCAAAGTCGAGGTAGACTTCATCTACGAGCCGCCTCAGCAGGGTACGGAGGAGAATTTGGTAATTTTCAGGGACCCTGAGGAGGAGAAGCTTGTGGATGCTATTGCTGTGGGATTGGGGATGAGAAAGGTAGGGTTTATATTCACGCAGACGATAAGCCAGGACAAGAAGGATTATACTTTATCGAATAGGGAGGTTCTTCAGGCTGCAGAGTTTCATGCGGAGAGTGGGTTGAAGGAGTGGGTCACTGCGGTTGTGAAGTTGGAGGTGAATGAGGATAGTATGGGCGCTGATGTGCACTTTGAGGCGTTTCAGATGAGCGACATGTGTGTTAGGTTGTTTAAGGAAGGGTGGTTTGAGACGGAGATCAAGGACGACGATGATCCTAAGTTGTCTAAGATGAAGAAAGAAGTGGTTGTTGGTGTTAAGGATACTAAAGAAGTTGACAATGATTTCTTCCTTGTGGTTGTTAAAATCTTTGATCATCAG GGTCCTCTTACATCAACATTTCCCATTGAGAACCGAAATAATCTGGTGACAATGAAGGCGCTGAAGAGTCATCTTGATCGGTCAAAAAACCTTCCTTTTGTGAAGCGAATTTCGGATTTTCATCTCCTTCTTGTATTGGCAAGGGTTTTGGACCTGGCCGCCGATGTTCCCGCACTGACAGAATGTGTGCAGACCCAGACTTCGGTACCGGAAGGCTACCAGATCCTTATTGAGTCCATGGCGAGTGCTGCTTGA